One genomic segment of Lytechinus pictus isolate F3 Inbred chromosome 18, Lp3.0, whole genome shotgun sequence includes these proteins:
- the LOC135157453 gene encoding uncharacterized protein K02A2.6-like: MTDDNHSDGSPSELQHGATYAKPSIQPPGHFNASAGNNVAEEWKMWSQQWENYSILTNLSQQPDRYQTALLLHSVGPECLRVYNGMKFATEADSIKCSVIMDKFNTHFLGESREFFERFKFNQRNQESGESIEQYVTVLRMMSKTCGFCDCMKDKLLVDRVLLGVRDDRMRELLISRSDLDLTTAIDVCKAVEATSVQMKALSQKNEDIHKVGQRHFPKSGRKKYSTQKPTGKDLQEGKSEVKKCKFCNRVHEMKKESCPAWGQKCKACSKPNHFKGSSVCKTRNVHHVGDDDYSSSAESISFVQINAVDMDKEPIICNMLINNQRVPFQLDSGATVNLLPQKYLKEEDVVQSANIRLSMWNKATTQAIGKCKVITRNPATGKKYKVEYIVVKEDLPPLLSKTAGEKMQLITVHYDSLELVRSIVPEDIAEIIPDKYPDVFSSSSIGTLPGSPVHLTVTDDAMPTVCPARIIPESLKGKVKDALDDLQAKDIIEEVSSPTDWVNQMAVVQKKSGKVRVCLDPRPLNIVLKREHYPLPVLDDILPQLSDATVFSICDLKDGYLHCKLDEESSLLTTFATPWGRYRWKRLPFGLKVSSEIFQKRLHQALDGLSGVRCVADDIIIWGNSDAEHDARLHCLLKRCQAVGIVLNKEKCQFRLKEITFLGHIVSSSGLKPDPSKIEAILNMTDPSCKDDIHRLRGMVNYLSRYLPKLSDVMKPLNDLTHNNSAWTWDSNHDKAFKVLKEMLVQAPVLAFYDHSKPLEIQTDASSTGVGAVMLQDGRPIAYASRMLSDAESRYSVIEKEMLGIVFALEKWNQYTYGREIAVFTDHKPLESICKKHLDRAPKRLQGLLLRALAYDIQVRYLKGKDNVLADALSRASLPYESGQHDLEVVNAVNHLALPDDKIAEIKRQTANDPTLCQLKDTILEGWPDHKSQLPQSLTPYFGFRDELSVSDDLIFKGERLVVPKQVRHKMKEELHRGHNGVESTLRRARDHLYWPGMSKEIKEFIQTCATCQENSSSQPAQPLMSHQIIDRPWAKIGLDLFHHSNDTYLIMICYYSNYFEIEKLQRTTAPAVIKKLKHQFGRYGVPEIIVSDNGPPFSSNEFAEFAKKLGVKHNTISPYNSKANGKAESAVKTAKRLLTRCKDTGDDVDLALLNIRNTPTQGIQSSPVQRFMGRRTRTLLPTSTRLLAPDRNPQADLERLKESQKRQAKYFNRDTRKLKDLSPGAVVRVKPFNNNKKWKKAVILKKLDDRSYEVRCEGQVLRRNRFSEGTENTSEPHLNHKMYMTLVLLFSTGDVLMVILNLMYQLLSAILPIPGPRYPRTRILTVRRSRVIQT, translated from the coding sequence ATGACTGATGATAATCATAGTGATGGGTCTCCTTCCGAGCTTCAGCATGGAGCTACTTATGCTAAGCCTTCCATTCAACCCCCTGGGCATTTTAATGCGTCTGCTGGAAATAATGTCGCAGAGGAGTGGAAAATGTGGAGCCAGCAATGGGAAAATTACTCTATTCTCACAAATCTCTCTCAACAACCTGATCGTTATCAGACTGCCCTTCTCCTTCACAGTGTTGGACCGGAATGTCTTCGCGTCTACAATGGCATGAAATTTGCTACTGAGGCTGATAGCATCAAATGTTCTGTGATTATGGACAAGTTTAACACACATTTCCTTGGAGAGAGCAGAGAATTCTTTGAGAGATTTAAATTCAACCAGCGCAATCAAGAGAGTGGTGAATCCATTGAGCAGTATGTCACGGTTCTTCGTATGATGAGCAAAACGTGTGGATTCTGTGATTGTATGAAAGACAAGCTGCTTGTTGATCGTGTCCTACTCGGTGTGCGTGATGATCGAATGAGAGAACTACTCATTTCGAGATCTGACCTTGACCTCACGACTGCTATAGACGTGTGTAAAGCTGTAGAGGCTACTTCTGTCCAAATGAAAGCTCTGAGTCAAAAGAATGAAGACATACATAAGGTTGGACAGAGACATTTCCCAAAGTCTGGAAGAAAGAAGTATAGCACGCAGAAACCAACAGGGAAAGATCTACAGGAAGGTAAATCAGAGGTTAAGAAGTGCAAGTTCTGTAACAGGGTTCATGAGATGAAAAAAGAGTCCTGTCCAGCATGGGGACAAAAGTGCAAAGCTTGCAGTAAGCCTAATCACTTCAAGGGATCTTCAGTGTGCAAGACCAGGAATGTTCACCATGTCGGAGATGATGACTACTCATCCTCAGCTGAAAGCATTAGTTTTGTGCAAATTAATGCAGTGGATATGGACAAAGAGCCAATTATCTGTAACATGCTTATCAACAATCAGAGGGTACCGTTCCAGCTGGACTCAGGTGCAACAGTGAATCTTCTTCCACAAAAGTATCTAAAAGAGGAGGATGTAGTTCAGAGTGCAAACATCCGTCTATCTATGTGGAATAAAGCTACAACTCAGGCTATTGGCAAGTGTAAGGTGATAACCAGAAATCCTGCTACTGGCAAGAAATACAAAGTTGAATACattgtagtaaaagaagatCTACCTCCACTGTTGAGCAAAACAGCAGGGGAAAAGATGCAGCTCATTACTGTTCATTATGATTCCCTTGAGCTAGTACGCAGCATAGTTCCTGAGGACATTGCTGAGATAATACCTGACAAGTATCCTGATGTGTTCTCGTCTTCTTCAATTGGCACTCTGCCTGGAAGTCCTGTTCATCTGACAGTTACGGATGATGCAATGCCTACTGTTTGCCCAGCTAGAATCATCCCTGAATCCTTGAAAGGCAAAGTAAAGGATGCACTTGATGATCTTCAGGCAAAAGACATCATCGAAGAAGTCAGCTCTCCAACTGATTGGGTAAATCAGATGGCTGTGGTGCAGAAAAAATCTGGTAAAGTACGTGTTTGTCTAGACCCCAGACCTCTCAACATCGTGCTTAAGAGGGAGCACTATCCCTTACCTGTCTTAGATGATATTCTACCTCAGCTTTCGGATGCTACAGTCTTTTCAATCTGTGACTTGAAAGACGGATACCTTCACTGCAAGTTAGATGAAGAGTCTAGTTTACTGACTACTTTTGCCACACCCTGGGGAAGGTACAGATGGAAACGTCTTCCATTTGGTTTGAAAGTCAGTAGTGAAATCTTCCAAAAGAGGCTTCACCAAGCACTTGATGGTCTTTCTGGAGTCCGCTGTGTGGccgatgacatcatcatctggGGCAACAGTGATGCTGAGCATGATGCCCGACTACATTGTCTACTGAAGAGATGTCAAGCTGTTGGCATTGTGTTGAACAAGGAGAAATGTCAGTTCCGACTGAAGGAAATCACATTCCTTGGCCACATCGTATCCAGCTCTGGACTCAAACCTGATCCATCAAAGATCGAAGCTATCCTGAACATGACTGATCCTTCTTGTAAAGATGACATCCATCGCTTGCGTGGCATGGTAAACTACCTATCCAGATACCTACCTAAGTTATCAGATGTGATGAAACCTCTCAATGACTTGACGCATAACAACTCAGCGTGGACTTGGGACTCCAACCACGACAAAGCTTTCAAGGTGTTGAAAGAGATGCTAGTGCAAGCACCTGTGTTGGCCTTCTACGATCATAGCAAACCGCTAGAAATTCAGACTGATGCCAGCTCCACAGGCGTAGGTGCGGTTATGCTACAAGATGGAAGACCGATAGCCTATGCTAGCAGAATGCTGAGTGATGCCGAATCCAGATACTCTGTCATTGAGAAAGAAATGCTTGGTATAGTATTTGCACTGGAGAAATGGAATCAATACACCTATGGCCGTGAAATAGCTGTGTTCACTGACCACAAACCTCTTGAAAGCATCTGCAAGAAACACCTGGATAGAGCTCCAAAGCGTCTGCAAGGGTTACTGCTACGAGCTCTTGCATATGACATACAAGTGAGATATCTCAAGGGCAAGGACAACGTCCTGGCTGATGCTCTTAGCCGTGCTTCTCTTCCCTATGAGAGTGGACAACATGATCTAGAAGTGGTGAATGCTGTTAACCACTTGGCACTCCCTGATGACAAGATAGCAGAGATAAAAAGACAGACTGCCAATGACCCTACTCTCTGCCAACTCAAAGACACCATTCTTGAAGGGTGGCCAGACCACAAGTCACAACTTCCTCAGTCACTCACCCCATACTTTGGTTTCAGAGATGAACTTTCTGTCAGTGATGATCTAATCTTCAAGGGTGAACGGCTTGTAGTCCCAAAACAAGTCAGGCACAAAATGAAAGAGGAGTTACATCGTGGTCACAATGGTGTCGAGTCAACTTTGAGGAGAGCTCGTGATCATCTCTACTGGCCGGGCATGAGTAAAGAAATCAAGGAATTTATTCAAACATGTGCCACATGCCAAGAAAACTCCAGCTCACAACCTGCCCAGCCTCTGATGTCGCACCAGATTATAGACAGACCATGGGCTAAAATAGGACTGGATCTTTTCCATCATAGTAATGACACATATTTGATCATGATCTGTTACTACTCAAACTACTTTGAGATAGAAAAACTACAGAGGACAACTGCCCCTGCAGTCATCAAGAAACTGAAACACCAGTTTGGGAGATATGGAGTACCTGAAATCATTGTATCTGACAATGGTCCTCCTTTCTCCTCTAACGAATTTGCTGAATTTGCCAAAAAGCTTGGAGTTAAGCATAATACCATCTCTCCATACAACAGCAAAGCTAATGGCAAAGCAGAGTCTGCTGTCAAGACTGCAAAAAGACTACTTACAAGATGCAAGGATACTGGAGATGATGTTGATCTAGCCTTACTCAACATTCGCAACACCCCTACACAAGGTATCCAGAGTAGTCCAGTCCAGAGATTCATGGGTCGTCGGACTCGTACTCTCCTCCCCACTTCGACTCGGTTGCTTGCACCTGATCGCAACCCACAGGCTGATCTTGAGAGACTGAAAGAAAGCCAGAAACGTCAAGCAAAGTATTTCAACAGAGATACAAGAAAGTTGAAAGATCTCTCACCAGGAGCAGTCGTAAGAGTCAAGCCATTCAACAATAACAAGAAGTGGAAGAAAGCAGTTATCCTTAAGAAACTGGATGACCGTTCCTATGAAGTTCGCTGTGAGGGCCAGGTTCTCAGAAGGAACAGGTTCTCAGAAGGAACAGAGAACACCTCAGAGCCACATCTGAACCACAAGATGTACATGACACTGGTCCTGCTCTTTTCAACTGGAGACGTTCTGATGGTAATCCTCAACCTGATGTACCAACTACTGAGCGCCATACTTCCTATACCAGGACCCAGATATCCCAGAACGCGGATATTAACAGTCCGGAGAAGTCGCGTGATCCAAACTTGA